The following are encoded in a window of Nilaparvata lugens isolate BPH chromosome 13, ASM1435652v1, whole genome shotgun sequence genomic DNA:
- the LOC120354039 gene encoding uncharacterized protein LOC120354039, protein MGRAPFEQVECHRDKVILTGTRGIGLGGLLVYIIGRTVKSETASFKKVCFESSLIMIFLSSSSFPQLFIFIWLMSHQLYATNALPSPRTTIYHERDLDKTCDSNHDCGVELGLCDEVACVEGFCKCRNLVYD, encoded by the exons aTGGGTAGAGccccattcgaacaagtggaatgtcacagagacaaggtcattctcacaggaacaag AGGGATTGGATTAGGAGGATTATTGGTATATATAATCGGAAGAACTGTCAAAAGTGAAACTGCTTCTTTCAAGAAAGTTTGTTTCGAGAGTTCATTAATAATG ATATtcctgtcatcatcatcatttccacaactattcatatttatatggttGATGTCTCATCAATTGTATGCAACAAATGCTCTTCCATCTCCGAGAACTACTATATATCATGAGAGAGATCTCGACAAAA ccTGCGACAGCAATCATGACTGCGGCGTGGAATTGGGACTCTGCGATGAAGTGGCATGTGTGGAGGGATTCTGCAAATGTAGAAACTTAGTATacgattga
- the LOC120354109 gene encoding uncharacterized protein LOC120354109 — MSRTLLWKNMSGSPSNKLDNWKRHTNQQVGGGGWRLTGHIGWRLDGGVPCFFGGAWSGLRRRRYRVGRPHSFISTSWTLIGIYHIDGIIDPSRRQLGQVLRVEIDGAYAASFSLP; from the exons ATGTCTCGCACCCTGCTCTGGAAAAACATGAGCGGCTCACCGAGTAATAAACTGGACAATTGGAAACGCCATACTAACCAACag GTTGGTGGTGGCGGATGGCGGTTGACTGGCCACATCGGGTGGCGACTGGATGGCGGCGTTCCCTGTTTCTTCGGCGGTGCTTGGAGCGGTCTGCGGAGACGCCggtaccgggttggacgccctcactccttCATCTCCACCAGCTGGACTCTCATCGGTATTTATCACATCGATGGCATTATCGATCCtagtagaagacaattgggccaggttttgcgggtcgaaattgatggagcatatgctgcctcctTCTCTCTCCCATGA
- the LOC111060884 gene encoding piggyBac transposable element-derived protein 4-like, with product MAGHQCAPSLEEPTTSRQLQTRVNINDRHFEQSVEHMLSEIIGDDNSLSDVGSDDTDDDPNYELSDHLSDSEQEMDLNHEQLPYDNPQIEDDHVDQLMDQEDQPIDHVADAIEEEGMNTIPLNEDESRHIDEIISSVINGAGQLRQYLHYYGKATKNKPAFKWRKKQPPTNVRTRNHNIIMKVPTLKDRAKALGDAPTPLQIFELLMTQDMFQEILHWTNLKISQAREKYKRKNLSFIQDMDIVELRALVGLLIYSSVFKANNESVLSFYATDGTGREVFRCTFSKERFLFLISALRFDNPADRQDRAKDDPAAAISKILQRFIDNSQQCYSIGETACVDEMLIAFRGRCRFRMYMPNKPAKYGIKIMAMTDARTQFLYNAYIYSGKDCYGNGLSASEKKLSKPTQSVLRLVKPIEGSRRNVTGDNWFSSIELANELKKRDLTYVGTMKKNKIEIPEEFKPNTDRVVSSSIYGFTDDLTLMSYVPKQKKAVIMISSMHHGQHDDPDTGKPEMIEFYNHTKGGVDGLDFKCANYSSSRRTKRWPMAVFYTIVDVASGVNSFVLYQSFKDSSKKTTRMEFIKDLAASLVQPHMRRRLNKGRLDKDLKFSIRRILGLRDELEPGQHPDVLERKKTCSFCPPKKKRQTRFPCIKCGVPICLECTKKVCVRCIASDDK from the coding sequence ATGGCCGGCCATCAATGTGCACCTTCTTTAGAAGAACCTACCACTTCACGGCAGTTACAAACACGTGTAAACATTAATGACAGACATTTCGAACAGTCCGTTGAGCATATGCTAAGCGAAATTATCGGCGATGATAACAGTTTATCAGATGTTGGCAGTGACGACACGGATGACGATCCTAATTACGAACTGAGTGACCACCTCTCAGATAGTGAGCAGGAAATGGATTTGAATCATGAACAACTTCCTTACGACAATCCACAAATTGAGGACGATCATGTCGACCAGCTGATGGACCAAGAGGACCAACCGATAGACCACGTGGCCGATGCAATCGAGGAGGAAGGAATGAATACTATTCCGTTGAACGAAGATGAATCCAGACACATAGATGAAATCATTTCAAGTGTAATTAATGGAGCTGGTCAACTGCGACAATACCTTCATTATTACGGTAAAGCAACCAAGAACAAACCAGCTTTCAAATGGAGGAAAAAACAGCCTCCTACCAACGTTAGGACAAGGAATCACAATATCATTATGAAGGTTCCCACCCTAAAAGATAGAGCCAAAGCTTTGGGTGATGCACCAACTCCGTTACAGATTTTTGAACTGCTGATGACTCAAGACATGTTTCAAGAAATCTTGCACTGGACTAACCTAAAAATAAGCCAAGCTCGCGAAAAATACAAGAGGAAAAATTTGTCATTTATTCAAGATATGGATATTGTTGAGTTGAGAGCTCTTGTTGGCTTATTGATCTACTCTTCTGTATTCAAAGCAAACAACGAGTCTGTGCTGTCATTTTACGCTACGGATGGAACAGGTCGTGAAGTATTCAGATGTACATTCTCTAAAGAGAGATTTCTTTTTTTGATTAGTGCGTTGAGGTTCGACAACCCAGCCGATAGGCAAGATAGAGCTAAAGACGACCCAGCCGCTGCCATCTCAAAAATCCTTCAGCGTTTCATTGACAACTCTCAACAATGTTATTCTATTGGAGAAACGGCTTGTGTGGATGAAATGCTAATTGCCTTTCGTGGTAGATGTCGCTTCCGTATGTACATGCCGAACAAGCCGGCGAAGTACGGCATAAAAATTATGGCGATGACGGATGCCCGCACTCAATTCCTGTATAATGCTTATATCTACAGTGGAAAAGATTGTTATGGCAACGGACTATCTGCTTCGGAGAAAAAGCTCAGCAAACCAACACAGTCGGTCCTGAGACTGGTGAAACCTATTGAAGGATCACGCAGAAACGTTACTGGTGACAACTGGTTTTCATCCATCGAACTTGCAAACGAATTGAAGAAGAGAGATTTGACCTACGTAGGGacgatgaagaaaaataagattgAAATTCCAGAGGAGTTCAAGCCGAATACTGATCGGGTCGTGTCTTCATCTATTTACGGATTCACTGATGACCTCACCCTTATGTCATATGTACCCAAgcaaaagaaagctgttattatgatttcttcCATGCATCATGGCCAACATGATGACCCTGACACTGGAAAACCGGAGATGATCGAATTCTATAATCATACAAAGGGAGGAGTTGACGGCCTGGATTTCAAATGTGCTAATTATTCGTCAAGCAGAAGAACGAAGAGATGGCCAATGGCCGTATTCTATACAATTGTAGACGTGGCATCAGGTGTGAATTCATTTGTCCTGTACCAATCTTTCAAAGACTCTTCCAAAAAAACCACTAGAATGGAGTTCATAAAAGACTTGGCAGCATCCTTGGTCCAGCCTCACATGCGCCGGAGACTCAACAAAGGACGATTAGACAAGGACCTGAAATTCTCAATCAGAAGAATTCTTGGACTTCGTGATGAACTAGAACCTGGACAGCATCCCGACGTGCTGGAAAGGAAAAAGACTTGTTCCTTCTGTCCCCCTAAGAAGAAGCGGCAGACAAGAT